One segment of Carya illinoinensis cultivar Pawnee chromosome 1, C.illinoinensisPawnee_v1, whole genome shotgun sequence DNA contains the following:
- the LOC122311051 gene encoding rhodanese-like domain-containing protein 4, chloroplastic isoform X2, giving the protein MEALNAPCLTPLSILRDRKKEPRKLSSVPTTFPLKFSSSATLCNYPSTLQEYFSRGFQGGLVLLSSALNTGLARALSYEEALQQSVTNSTAAELDPSGVLDSVLSFVTENPTVIAGGATILVVPLILSQVLKPPKPWGFESAKNAYAKLGDDANAQLLDIRSPVEFRQAGSPDIRGLRKKPVSVAYKGADKPGFLRKLSLKFREPENTTLFILDKFNGNSELVAELVTVNGFKAAYAIKDGAEGPRGWMNSGLPWIPPSKALSLDLSNLTDAIGDTVGEGLDALNVTLGIAAAAGLGLLAFSEIETILQVLGSAAIIQFVSKKLLFAEDRKETIQQLDEFLNTKVAPKEFGDEIKQIGKALLPSPVISNALPPAVDSIPEPATTDNTVQKAVAGDSKYPDLKPPTSPSPSQP; this is encoded by the exons ATGGAGGCCCTCAATGCACCATGCTTGACTCCGTTGTCCATTCTTCGTGACAGGAAAAAAGAACCCAGAAAATTATCATCAGTCCCTACTACTTTTCCTCTCAAGTTCTCAAGTTCTGCTACTTTATGCAACTATCCATCAACTTTACAAGAATATTTCTCAAGGGGTTTTCAAGGGGGTCTTGTCCTCCTGTCTTCAGCTCTTAATACTGGGCTTGCTAGAGCTTTATCGTATGAGGAAGCACTTCAACAGTCTGTGACTAACTCTACAGCAGCGGAACTTGATCCAAGTGGGGTTCTTGATAGTGTATTAAGTTTTGTAACAGAGAATCCTACAGTTATAGCGGGTGGTGCCACCATTCTGGTGGTTCCCTTGATTTTATCTCAAGTTCTAAAGCCGCCCAAGCCATGGGGTTTTGAGTCAGCCAAAAATGCTTATGCAAAGCTAGGTGATGATGCCAATGCCCAGTTGCTTGATATAAGATCACCGGTGGAATTTAGGCAAGCGGGTAGCCCAGATATCCGGGGTTTAAGAAAGAAGCCGGTTTCTGTTGCTTATAAAGGAGCAGACAAGCCAGGGTTCTTGAGAAAGCTTTCTTTGAAGTTCAGAGAACCAGAAAATACTACATTGTTCATTTTAGACAA ATTTAACGGAAATTCTGAATTGGTTGCCGAGTTGGTCACTGTAAATGGATTCAAAGCTGCATATGCAATAAAAGACGGTGCAGAAGGACCCCGAGGATGGATg AATAGTGGTCTTCCATGGATACCACCAAGCAAAGCATTGAGTCTTGATCTTAGCAATTTGACAGATGCTATTGGTGACACAGTCGGA GAGGGTTTAGATGCGTTGAATGTTACCCTGGGGATTGCTGCAGCCGCTGGGTTAGGTTTATTGGCTTTTTCAGAG ATAGAAACAATCCTCCAAGTATTAGGCTCAGCTGCAATTATTCAGTTTGTGAGCAAGAAACTCCTATTTGCTGAG GATCGAAAGGAAACTATACAACAACTTGATGAGTTCTTGAACACAAAGGTTGCCCCTAAGGAGTTTGGCGATGAAATAAAG CAAATTGGAAAGGCTCTTCTACCATCACCCGTGATTAGCAATGCTCTCCCTCCAGCTGTTGATTCAATCCCAGAGCCTGCTACCACTGATAATACTGTACAAAAGGCAGTAGCTGGTGATTCAAAG TATCCAGATTTGAAGCCACCAACTTCTCCATCACCATCGCAGCCGTAG
- the LOC122311051 gene encoding rhodanese-like domain-containing protein 4, chloroplastic isoform X1, translating into MEALNAPCLTPLSILRDRKKEPRKLSSVPTTFPLKFSSSATLCNYPSTLQEYFSRGFQGGLVLLSSALNTGLARALSYEEALQQSVTNSTAAELDPSGVLDSVLSFVTENPTVIAGGATILVVPLILSQVLKPPKPWGFESAKNAYAKLGDDANAQLLDIRSPVEFRQAGSPDIRGLRKKPVSVAYKGADKPGFLRKLSLKFREPENTTLFILDKFNGNSELVAELVTVNGFKAAYAIKDGAEGPRGWMNSGLPWIPPSKALSLDLSNLTDAIGDTVGEGLDALNVTLGIAAAAGLGLLAFSEIETILQVLGSAAIIQFVSKKLLFAEDRKETIQQLDEFLNTKVAPKEFGDEIKQIGKALLPSPVISNALPPAVDSIPEPATTDNTVQKAVAGDSKVETDGKVTPEINSVPKTEVKAESLPGFSKSLSPYPCYPDLKPPTSPSPSQP; encoded by the exons ATGGAGGCCCTCAATGCACCATGCTTGACTCCGTTGTCCATTCTTCGTGACAGGAAAAAAGAACCCAGAAAATTATCATCAGTCCCTACTACTTTTCCTCTCAAGTTCTCAAGTTCTGCTACTTTATGCAACTATCCATCAACTTTACAAGAATATTTCTCAAGGGGTTTTCAAGGGGGTCTTGTCCTCCTGTCTTCAGCTCTTAATACTGGGCTTGCTAGAGCTTTATCGTATGAGGAAGCACTTCAACAGTCTGTGACTAACTCTACAGCAGCGGAACTTGATCCAAGTGGGGTTCTTGATAGTGTATTAAGTTTTGTAACAGAGAATCCTACAGTTATAGCGGGTGGTGCCACCATTCTGGTGGTTCCCTTGATTTTATCTCAAGTTCTAAAGCCGCCCAAGCCATGGGGTTTTGAGTCAGCCAAAAATGCTTATGCAAAGCTAGGTGATGATGCCAATGCCCAGTTGCTTGATATAAGATCACCGGTGGAATTTAGGCAAGCGGGTAGCCCAGATATCCGGGGTTTAAGAAAGAAGCCGGTTTCTGTTGCTTATAAAGGAGCAGACAAGCCAGGGTTCTTGAGAAAGCTTTCTTTGAAGTTCAGAGAACCAGAAAATACTACATTGTTCATTTTAGACAA ATTTAACGGAAATTCTGAATTGGTTGCCGAGTTGGTCACTGTAAATGGATTCAAAGCTGCATATGCAATAAAAGACGGTGCAGAAGGACCCCGAGGATGGATg AATAGTGGTCTTCCATGGATACCACCAAGCAAAGCATTGAGTCTTGATCTTAGCAATTTGACAGATGCTATTGGTGACACAGTCGGA GAGGGTTTAGATGCGTTGAATGTTACCCTGGGGATTGCTGCAGCCGCTGGGTTAGGTTTATTGGCTTTTTCAGAG ATAGAAACAATCCTCCAAGTATTAGGCTCAGCTGCAATTATTCAGTTTGTGAGCAAGAAACTCCTATTTGCTGAG GATCGAAAGGAAACTATACAACAACTTGATGAGTTCTTGAACACAAAGGTTGCCCCTAAGGAGTTTGGCGATGAAATAAAG CAAATTGGAAAGGCTCTTCTACCATCACCCGTGATTAGCAATGCTCTCCCTCCAGCTGTTGATTCAATCCCAGAGCCTGCTACCACTGATAATACTGTACAAAAGGCAGTAGCTGGTGATTCAAAGGTAGAAACAGATGGAAAAGTTACTCCTGAAATAAATTCAGTGCCCAAAACCGAAGTTAAAGCAGAATCGCTTCCTGGATTTTCAAAATCACTTTCTCCATATCCATGC TATCCAGATTTGAAGCCACCAACTTCTCCATCACCATCGCAGCCGTAG